Proteins from one Elgaria multicarinata webbii isolate HBS135686 ecotype San Diego chromosome 3, rElgMul1.1.pri, whole genome shotgun sequence genomic window:
- the LOC134395654 gene encoding zinc finger protein 585A-like, producing the protein MVDDGTPAKSDCLERKNIGRKEGWKLHFPEEQQLVHGASSQGKFLDGISVCTIMVKSCCAINCNNKFSLGNNISFHRFPLGKNDVLKKWVWNIRRKNFTPTRHHVICSEHFRETDYLENVASGRRYLKPDAIPTVFNIPERLKKGAKRRRPLVRHNPPDPPPSRPLKAKEGEAAVPSPGSDVVGLEHSYSIPASPVLDLQLASTREQGPTNAISGKGPPLVPARPWRACREKTRPNVPEEPVVNSDVQRRCFREFCYEEVEGPRKVCSRLWELCHQWLKPGKHTKLQMLELVILEQFLAILPQEMQDYVKQVGPVNCDEAVSLSEDYLHQRGEEVRRPLAEMAANLPESKMAPSDARRTPHFRRISQKGEGMATLEDGTVRENPAESIQKEGLVSEEGDISSVIVIVETDVWPSEDEGEPYGASWEGSKVGEAEENSGNPDGTRMQEGSEAAGKKVKTLAAENDQAQGKEAESRLATPEPEKRATLGEMRGDSLHSPKMEETSRSLQGAENPQETPQGTPAKENPYKCIHCGESFHKRSQLVIHERDHAGEKPYSCSQCSQCFSSCPDLLSHEATHTGEKPYQCSECGKSFREKAYLIQHRRIHTGERPYACSECGKSFFRRGSLILHERMHTGEKLYRCPDCGKTFNRKPHLAVHRRVHTGEKPYECSDCGKNFSVKSALNVHMRTHSEEKPFQCSECGKSFREKGTLNIHKQSHTAEKPYQCAECGKCFRYTASFRRHKKTHAVGPIQKSYECPECGKSFGRKDYLITHRRIHTGEKPYMCSVCGKSFNHGATLVTHKRTHTGEKPYECSECEKSFKQISGLITHRRTHTGEKPYECPECGKRFILKSYLDVHKRIHTGERPYQCSHCGKGFSCSSYLLRHEKTHTGERSHTCADCGQSFHWKRSLIMHMRKHTGEQNLHECTICGKNFSWSSALNVHMKTHTGEKPYECPECGKSFSSKWILIQHQRIHTGEKPHECPECGKSFHAKSSLLAHQRTHTGEKPHECPECGKSYSVKANFVAHQRTHTGEKPYECPECGKSFYKKDRLMTHKRTHTGEKPYQCLECGKGFNWKVGLINHMRIHTGEKPYACAECGKCFHKKDHLARHEIIHTGEKPYACFDCGKKFNQKVALLVHSRTHTGEKPYKCSECGKSFSWKKSLVTHKAAHTGKKPYQCSECTESFSRRSQLAEHERTHTGFVAGTSELSVEEISTAVMSLDCNTIILTTAV; encoded by the exons TTCTTGGACGGCATCTCCGTGTGCACAATCATGGTGAAATCGTGCTGTGCAATCAACTGCAACAACAAATTCTCCCTTGGCAACAATATCTCATTCCACAG GTTTCCTCTTGGGAAAAACGATGTGTTAAAAAAGTGGGTTTGGAACATCCGACGCAAGAATTTCACTCCGACGCGACACCACGTGATATGCTCAGAACATTTCCGTGAGACGGATTACCTCGAAAACGTGGCTTCTGGGAGGCGGTACTTAAAGCCTGACGCGATTCCAACTGTGTTCAATATACCCGAACGCCTGAAGAAG GGTGCTAAAAGAAGACGGCCCCTGGTCCGTCATAACCCACCTGATCCTCCACCAAGCCGTCCTTTGAAAGCCAAGGAGGGTGAAGCAGCCGTGCCCTCTCCTGGGAGCGACGTTGTGGGCCTGGAACATTCGTACTCAATCCCAGCTAGTCCAG TTCTGGATCTTCAGTTGGCGTCGACACGGGAACAAGGCCCAACCAACGCCATATCGGGCAAAGGCCCTCCCCTTGTCCCAGCTAGGCCATGGAGAGCATGCCGGGAAAAAACGAGGCCAAATGTCCCAGAGGAGCCCGTTGTCAACTCAGACGTACAGCGCCGGTGTTTCCGGGAGTTCTGCTACGAGGAGGTCGAAGGGCCCCGCAAAGTTTGCAGCCGGCTCTGGGAACTTTGccaccagtggctgaagccgggaAAGCACACCAAGTTGCAGATGCTGGagctggtgatcctggagcagttcttgGCCATCCTACCTCAGGAGATGCAGGACTACGTCAAGCAAGTGGGTCCGGTAAACTGTGACGAAGCGGTGTCCCTGTCTGAGGATTACCTGCATCAgcgaggggaagag GTGCGGAGGCCGCTGGCTGAGATGGCGGCTAATCTCCCTGAGTCAAAGATGGCTCCTTCGGACGCTCGCCGTACGCCACACTTCAGACGGATCTCCCAGAAGGGAGAGGGAATGGCCACTTTGG AAGATGGGACTGTGAGAGAGAACCCAGCAGAGAGCATTCAAAAGGAAGGCCTTGTGTCAGAAGAAGGAGACATTTCCTCTGTCATTGTGATTGTTGAAA CCGACGTGTGGCCGAGCGAAGACGAAGGGGAGCCGTATGGAGCATCATGGGAAGGAAGCAAAGTGGGGGAAGCCGAAGAGAATTCTGGGAATCCGGATGGAACCAGGATGCAAGAGGGAAGCGAAGCAGCGGGGAAGAAGGTCAAGACACTGGCAG CCGAGAATGACCAAGCACAGGGAAAAGAAGCTGAGAGTCGGTTGGCCACACCTGAGCCAGAAAAAAGGGCAACTTTGGGGGAAATGAGAGGGGACTCTCTCCATAGTCCTAAGATGGAAGAGACATCCAGAAGCCTGCAAGGTGCAGAAAATCCCCAGGAAACTCCTCAAGGGACCCCAGCCAAAGAGAATCCATATAAATGCATCCACTGTGGGGAAAGTTTCCATAAGCGGTCTCAGCTGGTTATACATGAAAGGGACCATGCTGGAGAGAAACCGTACAGTTGCTCCCAGTGCAGCCAGTGTTTCTCTTCCTGCCCCGATCTTCTTAGCCATGAAGCaacccacacgggagagaaaccgtACCAGTGCtcggagtgtgggaaaagcttccggGAGAAAGCGTACCTCATCCAACACcggagaatccacacaggggagaggcCATACGCGTGCTCcgagtgcgggaaaagcttctTCCGTCGAGGGTCTCTCATTCTGCACGAGAGGatgcacacgggcgagaagctGTACAGGTGCCCGGATTGCGGGAAAACCTTCAACCGGAAGCCGCACCTTGCCGTCCACCGGAGggttcacacgggggagaaaccgtaCGAATGCTCAGACTGCGGGAAGAACTTCAGTGTGAAATCTGCGCTGAACGTGCACATGAGAACTCATTCTGAAGAGAAGCCCTTCCAGTGctctgagtgtgggaagagcttccgcGAGAAAGGCACCCTCAACATACATAAGCAGAGCCACACGGCGGAGAAACCGTATCAGTGTGccgagtgtgggaaatgtttccgTTACACAGCTTCGTTCAGGAGGCACAAGAAGACCCACGCGGTGGGACCCATCCAAAAATCCTACGAGTGCCCtgagtgcgggaaaagcttcgGCCGTAAGGACTACCTTATCACGCACCGGAGAattcacacgggagagaagccttATATGTGCTCGgtgtgcggaaagagcttcaatcacGGCGCGACCCTCGTCACGCATAAGAggacccacacgggcgagaagccttACGAGTGCTCCGAGTGCGAGAAAAGCTTCAAGCAGATTTCGGGCCTTATCACCCACCGGAGgacccacacgggagagaaaccgtATGAATGTCCCGAGTGTGGGAAACGCTTCATCCTGAAATCGTACCTTGATGTGCACAAGAGAATCCACACTGGAGAGAGGCCTTATCAGTGCTCGCACTGTGGGAAAGGCTTCTCATGCTCCTCTTACCTTTTGAGGCATGAGAAAACCCACACTGGTGAGCGATCACACACGTGCGCTGACTGCGGCCAGAGCTTCCACTGGAAACGTTCCCTGATCATGCACATGAGGAAACACACAGGGGAGCAGAACCTACACGAGTGTACGATCTGTGgcaaaaacttcagctggtcctcGGCCCTGAATGTCCACATGAagacccacacgggggagaaaccgtaCGAGTGCCccgagtgcgggaagagcttcagcaGCAAATGGATCCTCATTCAGCACCAGAGGATCCACACGGGCGAGAAACCCCATGAGTGCCCcgagtgcgggaaaagcttccATGCGAAATCGTCCCTCCTCGCGCACCAGCGGACCCACACGGGTGAGAAGCCGCACGAGTGCCCCGAGTGCGGGAAAAGCTACAGCGTGAAAGCCAACTTCGTGGCGCACCAGCggacccacacgggcgagaagccgtaCGAGTGCCccgagtgtgggaaaagcttctatAAGAAAGACCGCCTGATGACGCACAAGaggacccacacgggggagaagccataCCAGTGCTTGGAGTGCGGGAAAGGGTTCAATTGGAAGGTCGGCCTGATCAACCACATGAGGATCCACACCGGCGAGAAGCCGTACGCCTGTGCCGAGTGCGGGAAGTGTTTCCATAAAAAAGACCACCTTGCTCGGCATGAGAtcatccacacgggagagaagccgtatGCCTGCTTCGACTGCGGTAAAAAGTTTAACCAAAAAGTTGCCCTCCTCGTGCACAGCAGGactcacacgggagagaagccgtataaatgctcggaatgtgggaaaagcttcagctggAAAAAATCCCTGGTCACCCACAAGGCGGCCCACACGGGAAAGAAGCCCTATCAGTGCTCCGAGTGTACGGAAAGCTTCAGTAGGCGATCCCAGCTTGCAGAACATGAAAGGACCCACACAG GTTTTGTTGCTGGCACTTCAGAACTCTCTGTGGAAGAAATCAGCACGGCCGTG ATGAGCTTGGACTGCAATACAATTATTTTAACCACTGCTGTATAG
- the LOC134396971 gene encoding CD82 antigen-like, which yields MGHCCLKVTMYFFVFFNHLFIILGALVLAAGLWILFDKYTFIFFRQASPPSFTASVYLIIVVGAITMMMGFLGCVGAFYGIQCLLGLYITCLLLILAAQISAGLLLYLQGNELHAMMAKRVSDVLHHYNPIDETNQTAEIAWDFIQTRLSCCGWTGPENWKNNTVLRENNWKFYPCSCSNVSQIPVGFCPLDTASGSVADDEWPVTTQGCQQMMRKWMQEKLDSILAVCLGVAITEILGMLFSICICKSKTLAG from the coding sequence ATGGGGCACTGCTGCCTGAAAGTCACAATGTACTTCTTTGTCTTCTTCAACCACCTCTTCATCATCTTGGGCGCTCTGGTGCTGGCTGCTGGGCTATGGATCTTGTTCGACAAGTACACCTTTATATTCTTTCGGCAGGCTTCGCCGCCCTCCTTCACGGCCAGCGTGTACCTCATCATCGTGGTCGGGGCCATCACCATGATGATGGGGTTCCTGGGCTGCGTTGGCGCCTTTTACGGCATCCAATGCCTTTTGGGCCTGTATATCACCTGCCTCTTACTCATCCTCGCGGCCCAAATCTCCGCCGGCCTGCTCCTCTACCTCCAAGGGAACGAGCTCCACGCAATGATGGCCAAGAGAGTCAGCGACGTCCTCCATCATTACAACCCCATCGATGAAACCAACCAGACCGCGGAGATCGCATGGGACTTCATCCAGACCCGTCTGTCTTGCTGCGGCTGGACCGGGCCGGAAAACTGGAAAAACAACACAGTCCTACGGGAAAACAACTGGAAGTTCTATCCGTGCTCTTGCAGTAACGTCTCCCAGATCCCCGTGGGCTTCTGCCCTTTGGACACCGCTTCCGGCAGTGTGGCCGACGACGAGTGGCCAGTTACGACGCAAGGGTGCCAGCAAATGATGCGGAAATGGATGCAGGAGAAACTGGACAGCATTCTCGCCGTCTGCCTAGGGGTGGCCATCACCGAGATACTGGGAATGCTGTTCTCCATCTGCATCTGCAAGAGCAAAACGCTGGCAGGGTGA